The genomic DNA AAGCATCAATGTTTTCCACCTAGTTGATCTGCAAGCTATTCTAAAAAAAGAGTTTGGTAAAAACTTAACCTTGCAAGGAATTTGGACAATCTTACGTCGTTGCCGCTATACACCTTTGGTTCCTCGTCCTCAACATTATAAAGCTAACTTAAGAGAGCAAGAAGCCTTTAAAAAAAAATTCCAAAAGCCATTACCAGCTTAAACAAACGATTTCCCAAGAAAAACATCGAAATTTGGTTTGAAGATGAAGCACGGCTTGGGCAACAAAGCACCTCTACTAAGGTATGGGCAAAAAAAGGAACACGGCCAAAAGCTCCTAGGCAGACAGAATATAAAAATCTGTATGTAGCTACAGCTGTTTGCCCACGTTCAGGGCAAGCAGAAGGAATGATTCTACCTTTCTTAAATAGCCAAGGAGTGGAAATTCTTCTTAAGCAAGTTGGTCAATCGCTGCCTGCTTCTTCCCATGCTTTGCTAATTTTAGACCGAGCTAGCTATCATACTAGTAAAACGCTGAAAGTTCCTTCCAATATTCACCTGCTCTTTCTACCTCCTTATAGTCCTGAACTTAATCCTGTTGAAAACTTATGGCATTACTTGCGTAGCCATTTTTGGTCTAATCGTATTTATCGGGGTTATAAAGAACTAGAAAAGGTGGCAATAGCTTCTTGGAGAAAGGTATGTCTGCAAGAAAAAAGAATGAAAAGTTTATGTGCTGTATCGTATGCCTAATTGTGTAAGGAGTAATTTAAAAGCGTATTATCTTATTCTTTTTAATTATCAACGTTATATATGGCTGGCTTTTCTCAAATTGTTCTAAGAGGCTGGAAGTGGTTTATAAACCTACTCCCCCAGGCTCGGCTAGCTTTCTAGCAGTTTTTTTATTCATCTTTTAAAACTCTTCATGGGTAGCTTAATACAAAGTTAGGCACTTATGAAGAAGTTTTTTGGGGACCTCTTATCATTAAAACATGAGCCTCAGCTGCAAAATTAAAGAAAAAAATCACAGCAGGCGTAAGGATTGCAGTGAAAGGTATCATGGTAAAAAACCATTGAAGGATTGCGTGTAAAGGGTGATGGCATGAAAAACATACTGATCCTGTCATCCAAGCGGCTAAAATTAGCAAACCCGCAAGGCACCATAGAGGAAAGGTAGCTATTAGGGATAAAAT from Neochlamydia sp. AcF84 includes the following:
- a CDS encoding winged helix-turn-helix domain-containing protein, which produces SINVFHLVDLQAILKKEFGKNLTLQGIWTILRRCRYTPLVPRPQHYKANLREQEAFKKKFQKPLPA
- a CDS encoding IS630 family transposase; protein product: MTSLNKRFPKKNIEIWFEDEARLGQQSTSTKVWAKKGTRPKAPRQTEYKNLYVATAVCPRSGQAEGMILPFLNSQGVEILLKQVGQSLPASSHALLILDRASYHTSKTLKVPSNIHLLFLPPYSPELNPVENLWHYLRSHFWSNRIYRGYKELEKVAIASWRKVCLQEKRMKSLCAVSYA